TGTGGTTAAAAATCTGTATACACTTATGCAACTCGATGAACTGGATCGCAAGATCCTGGATCTTTTACAACACGACGCAAGGAGCACCTTGCAGGACATTGCCCGTCAGGTGGGCCTCAGTGCCCCTGGCCTGCAGAAACGCCTGACCAAGCTGGAGAACTCTGGCCTGATTCTGGGCCACCACACCCTGCTCAGCCGCGACATTCTGGGCTATGACCTGCTGTGTTTTGTGCAGGTGCACCTCAGTCACCATGAGCTTTCCAGGGTGCACCAGTTCAGAGAGGCCGTGCAGCACATGCCACAGGTGCTCGAATGTTACCACCTGACCGGAGACACCGATTACCTCCTGAAAGTGGTGGCAAAAAACCGCAAGGACCTGGAGCATTTTCTGGTCGAGGTGCTGACTCCCGCTCCCGGAGTGGACCGCATCCGCACCAGTCTGGTCCTGAACGAAGTCAAAGCCACCACCGCCCTGCCTCTGAATCCCGAGAACTGACCTCAAGCGCACTGCTGCCCTGCAGCATCAAGGAGGAACCCCATGACACAACTTGTGAGCCGTCCCATGACCGAGGAAGCCGATTTCCTCAAACTGAAAAACGTCGACCACGTGCACTTCTGGGTCGGCAACGCCAAGCAGGCCATGTTCTACTACTGGAAGGGGTTTGGCTTCAAACCCATTGCCTACA
The sequence above is drawn from the Deinococcus cellulosilyticus NBRC 106333 = KACC 11606 genome and encodes:
- a CDS encoding Lrp/AsnC family transcriptional regulator, with the translated sequence VVKNLYTLMQLDELDRKILDLLQHDARSTLQDIARQVGLSAPGLQKRLTKLENSGLILGHHTLLSRDILGYDLLCFVQVHLSHHELSRVHQFREAVQHMPQVLECYHLTGDTDYLLKVVAKNRKDLEHFLVEVLTPAPGVDRIRTSLVLNEVKATTALPLNPEN